A stretch of Rhinopithecus roxellana isolate Shanxi Qingling chromosome 12, ASM756505v1, whole genome shotgun sequence DNA encodes these proteins:
- the DHRS3 gene encoding short-chain dehydrogenase/reductase 3 isoform X3: MGTECHYFICDVGNREEVYQTAKAVREKVGDITILVNNAAVVHGKSLMDSDDDALLKSQHINTLGQFWTTKAFLPRMLELQNGHIVCLNSVLALSAIPGAIDYCTSKASAFAFMESLTLGLLDCPGVSATTVLPFHTSTEMFQGMRVRFPNLFPPLKPETVARRTVEAVQLNQALLLLPWTMHALVILKSILPQAALEEIHKFSGTYTCMNTFKGRT; encoded by the exons ATGGGCACTGAGTGCCATTACTTCATCTGCGATGTGGGCAACCGGGAGGAGGTGTACCAGACAGCCAAGGCTGTCCGAGAGAAG GTGGGTGACATCACCATCCTGGTGAACAATGCCGCCGTGGTCCACGGGAAGAGCCTGATGGACAGTGACGACGATGCCCTCCTCAAGTCCCAACACATCAACACCCTGGGCCAGTTCTGG ACCACCAAGGCCTTCCTGCCGCGTATGCTGGAGCTTCAGAATGGCCACATCGTGTGCCTCAACTCCGTGCTGGCACTGTCTGCCATCCCCGGCGCCATCGACTACTGCACATCCAAAGCGTCAGCCTTCGCCTTCATGGAGAGCCTGACCCTGGGGCTGCTGGACTGTCCGGGAGTCAGCGCCACCACAGTGCTGCCCTTCCACACCAGCACCGAGATGTTCCAGGGCATGAGAGTCAG GTTTCCCAACCTCTTTCCCCCACTGAAGCCGGAGACAGTGGCCCGGAGGACAGTGGAAGCTGTGCAGCTCAACcaggccctcctcctcctcccatggACGATGCATGCCCTCGTTATCTTAAAAAG cATACTCCCACAGGCTGCACTTGAGGAGATCCACAAATTCTCAGGAACCTACACCTGTATGAACACTTTCAAAGGGCGGACATAG